Proteins from a single region of Tunturibacter empetritectus:
- a CDS encoding helix-turn-helix domain-containing protein, translating into MMFYGPRIRQARELREFTQGKLAKAVGVSQALIASIETELRLPSEALLAKIAQALTLPIAYFSEPQSLEIPPSSLLFRARASISNRAVTEASRVAEHVLALATSLAKHVDIPVHVHPLHCDPTEAARRIRELLRVPPLEPIPALIRSLERLGIWVLALPVLKDRDAFCMWIEIDGRSIPTIAVCMDQPGDRLRLSVAHELGHLLLHKDKLGRIRSDLEKEAFAFGAELLMPEAAMRKELLPPVTLTTVSQLKPRWLVSMQALIRRGHDLRIVTERQYHYLFQRLSAAGWRKEEPNPIAIERPMLIRKMAEVAYGTPLDYRSLAAACHMLPQEAERLLSFYAAPKAATSGVTSKVVSFPRKRVNA; encoded by the coding sequence ATGATGTTCTATGGACCGAGAATCCGCCAAGCAAGAGAACTCAGGGAATTCACGCAAGGGAAACTCGCAAAAGCAGTAGGTGTCTCACAAGCTCTGATCGCCTCGATCGAGACAGAGCTGCGTCTGCCCAGCGAGGCTCTTCTTGCAAAAATAGCCCAGGCTCTGACCCTTCCCATTGCTTACTTTAGCGAACCGCAGTCGCTAGAGATTCCTCCAAGCTCTTTGCTCTTTCGCGCCAGAGCGTCCATTAGCAACCGTGCTGTCACCGAAGCCTCTCGTGTGGCCGAGCACGTTCTCGCCCTCGCTACGAGTCTTGCGAAGCATGTCGATATCCCGGTGCATGTTCATCCTCTTCATTGCGACCCAACCGAAGCAGCGCGGCGAATTCGTGAACTCCTACGAGTTCCCCCGCTCGAACCGATTCCCGCTCTTATACGCTCTTTAGAACGTTTGGGAATTTGGGTCTTGGCGCTGCCGGTGCTCAAAGATCGCGATGCTTTTTGCATGTGGATTGAAATTGATGGAAGGTCAATACCGACAATTGCAGTCTGTATGGATCAACCTGGCGACCGGCTACGATTAAGTGTTGCGCATGAACTCGGTCACCTGCTCCTTCACAAGGACAAGCTAGGACGTATTCGATCAGACTTGGAGAAAGAAGCATTTGCTTTTGGGGCAGAGCTTCTGATGCCTGAAGCAGCGATGCGTAAGGAATTGCTTCCGCCTGTAACGCTGACGACGGTTTCGCAGTTGAAGCCTCGCTGGCTTGTGTCGATGCAGGCCCTCATACGCAGAGGACACGATCTCCGCATTGTGACTGAACGACAATACCACTATTTATTCCAAAGGCTTTCTGCGGCAGGATGGCGAAAAGAAGAACCAAACCCCATCGCCATCGAACGGCCAATGCTGATCCGCAAGATGGCTGAGGTCGCCTACGGGACGCCTCTGGACTATCGTTCGCTGGCGGCGGCCTGTCACATGCTCCCTCAAGAGGCCGAACGGCTCTTGAGCTTTTATGCTGCTCCTAAAGCCGCCACCTCTGGCGTTACGTCGAAAGTCGTTTCATTTCCACGTAAGCGTGTCAACGCTTAA
- a CDS encoding ATP-dependent nuclease, whose translation MNVCISRLQIEHFRGIKSCEISFGQHTVLVGPNNSGKTTIIEALALLFGRDKLIRALTEHDFYGGDPQPISRFRLIATLSGFKGNDPAEHSDWFRNDRGIPKWQDPQTGKVYALRSDPAWQLVCQIAFAARFDRPSLEVDTCRYFHDGDVFADPSLCQLVPSQLLRDIGFFLVPANRTWDRMISFGSELFRRVLTSGDGLPAEAVLLERDRLRRPQSPLEEDTNLTQTVSQLNAELSGFFISAPELRLRVTSTDSDGLLDAVVPHYAHRNSDICLPARRQGSGLVSLQSLFLLLQFGRRRAKEGKGFWMAIEEPELHVPPPLQRRLVQRIQSLSTQTFVSTHSPTIGALSHPSAVVILKNSAGVMTSTPLQDVALTPNSTNAVRKLFQLNRADTIAALMHDVVLIPEGKTDCEWLALLLRAVDTHQGWSSNEDCTFGAYVGLIPTQDGAVVTSYEHLQSLHPALACIVDGDIAGKDYVSTLLKLPVPPKHVLRWCDDWTIENVIGWLIDADSEKALKGLHSVGISASSTSSLVQNLKSKDRTNGGLKQDFLAYENVVDVIASTDACIVRTRVLLNAMTCLLIGQETDLFVFDKPPASDVKVFQP comes from the coding sequence ATGAATGTTTGTATTTCAAGATTGCAAATCGAACATTTTCGAGGAATCAAGAGTTGTGAGATCAGCTTCGGTCAACACACTGTGTTGGTTGGTCCAAATAATAGTGGGAAAACCACGATCATCGAGGCGCTCGCTCTTCTCTTTGGTCGGGACAAGCTCATTCGGGCTCTTACAGAGCACGACTTCTACGGTGGTGACCCTCAACCCATTTCGCGTTTCAGACTCATTGCAACGCTGAGCGGATTCAAAGGAAATGATCCTGCTGAGCATAGCGACTGGTTTAGAAATGATCGAGGAATACCCAAATGGCAAGATCCGCAGACAGGGAAAGTGTATGCGCTGAGGAGCGATCCAGCATGGCAGCTTGTGTGCCAGATTGCATTTGCTGCCCGCTTTGACCGACCTTCTTTAGAAGTTGATACATGCCGATACTTCCACGATGGTGATGTCTTTGCTGACCCTTCCCTTTGCCAGCTCGTGCCCTCGCAATTGCTCAGAGACATCGGCTTTTTCTTGGTTCCTGCAAATCGCACCTGGGACCGCATGATTTCTTTCGGGTCAGAACTTTTTCGTCGAGTGCTCACCTCCGGCGACGGCCTGCCCGCTGAAGCGGTTCTCTTAGAGAGAGACAGGCTTCGACGACCGCAATCACCTCTCGAGGAAGATACAAACCTTACCCAGACGGTGTCGCAACTGAATGCCGAGTTGTCTGGGTTCTTCATCAGCGCCCCAGAGCTTCGTCTGAGAGTTACAAGCACTGATAGCGATGGCCTGTTGGATGCTGTGGTTCCGCACTATGCACATCGCAACTCTGATATTTGCTTGCCTGCTCGTCGGCAGGGAAGCGGACTAGTCTCACTCCAAAGCCTATTCTTGCTGCTTCAGTTCGGTCGTCGTCGCGCTAAGGAGGGGAAAGGGTTTTGGATGGCAATCGAGGAACCTGAACTGCACGTACCGCCGCCTCTTCAAAGGCGTCTAGTGCAACGCATCCAGTCACTTTCTACTCAGACATTTGTCTCCACGCATTCGCCTACTATTGGAGCCCTTTCCCATCCCAGCGCAGTTGTCATTTTGAAGAACTCAGCAGGTGTAATGACAAGCACTCCTCTGCAGGATGTCGCACTTACGCCGAATTCAACAAATGCCGTTCGCAAACTCTTCCAGTTGAACAGAGCAGACACGATTGCTGCTTTGATGCACGACGTCGTGCTAATCCCGGAGGGGAAAACAGATTGCGAGTGGCTGGCCTTGTTGCTCAGGGCCGTCGATACGCATCAAGGGTGGTCATCAAACGAAGATTGCACTTTTGGGGCATACGTCGGACTGATCCCCACTCAGGACGGAGCAGTTGTTACAAGCTACGAACATCTCCAGAGTTTGCATCCTGCCCTTGCCTGCATCGTGGACGGGGATATTGCAGGCAAAGACTACGTGAGCACCCTGCTCAAACTCCCCGTTCCGCCAAAACATGTGCTTCGATGGTGCGACGACTGGACGATTGAAAATGTCATCGGCTGGCTAATAGACGCAGATTCTGAAAAGGCCCTCAAGGGCCTTCATAGTGTGGGGATATCAGCTAGTTCTACTTCATCCCTGGTCCAAAACCTAAAGTCAAAGGACAGGACTAACGGTGGACTAAAGCAGGATTTCCTTGCATATGAGAACGTCGTCGATGTGATTGCGTCAACAGATGCATGCATCGTTCGAACTCGGGTTCTTCTGAACGCAATGACTTGTCTTCTGATCGGTCAGGAAACTGACCTGTTCGTCTTCGACAAGCCGCCGGCTTCTGACGTGAAGGTCTTCCAACCATGA
- a CDS encoding ATP-dependent helicase: MQQVGRSFDCLTIDSFARQLSYRWISLSRALLLPDPGESDFDLVCANAGFLLKREEVAAWVYRTFPIIVIDEAQDLTASRLEILKSLAFQSILLLAGDEFQCLDSALKPNPYSVWINSICQPDTLNQVRRTKQKDLLDAALTLRHGRCLKVQSKGSSKIFYAPTAKVGAVFLSNQIAWNLKHSIAVLTPSLKGGFATDIVNLVAAGPSGKKQTGPYHVSWERKTDEEAEDLLRWLQIPANDGHTALAHAELRTRIATLPMSSVIREVTRWIEHQCHTLGRSHASHQEIRASVLRCLERRSQIAAPHHRRFTAMTIHQAKNREFDGVVIVWPYQVAGDLDQKRRLLYNGVTRARHWCVSLVQGNTSPANSPFE; encoded by the coding sequence ATGCAGCAAGTGGGCCGTTCCTTTGACTGCCTAACTATTGACAGCTTCGCGAGACAGTTAAGTTATCGCTGGATCAGCCTTTCAAGAGCGCTGCTTCTACCAGACCCCGGAGAGTCAGATTTCGACCTCGTATGCGCGAATGCGGGATTTCTTCTAAAAAGGGAGGAGGTTGCGGCCTGGGTTTACCGAACGTTCCCGATCATAGTTATTGATGAGGCTCAGGATCTGACGGCATCTCGTCTTGAGATTCTGAAGTCTCTGGCCTTTCAAAGCATCCTCCTGCTTGCCGGGGACGAATTTCAGTGTCTTGACTCTGCGTTGAAGCCTAATCCCTACAGCGTTTGGATCAACTCGATATGTCAACCAGATACGCTGAATCAAGTGCGTCGTACTAAGCAGAAAGACCTCCTCGATGCAGCTCTCACCCTACGGCACGGCCGCTGCCTTAAAGTGCAAAGTAAAGGAAGTTCAAAGATTTTCTATGCGCCTACCGCGAAAGTAGGCGCTGTTTTTTTGTCGAATCAGATCGCATGGAACTTAAAGCACTCTATCGCGGTCCTGACACCATCCCTTAAAGGGGGATTTGCCACTGACATCGTGAATCTTGTTGCCGCCGGACCGTCCGGGAAAAAGCAAACCGGGCCTTATCACGTTTCTTGGGAGCGCAAGACTGACGAGGAAGCCGAAGACCTTTTGCGCTGGTTGCAGATACCTGCGAATGATGGACATACCGCTTTAGCGCACGCTGAGCTGAGGACTCGCATTGCTACCCTACCAATGAGTAGCGTCATACGCGAAGTAACACGGTGGATCGAGCATCAATGCCATACGTTGGGGCGATCGCACGCTTCCCATCAAGAGATTAGAGCCTCCGTGTTGCGCTGCTTAGAGCGTAGAAGCCAGATTGCCGCGCCTCACCATCGGCGATTCACTGCGATGACAATCCATCAAGCAAAGAATCGAGAATTCGACGGCGTGGTGATCGTGTGGCCCTATCAGGTTGCTGGAGACTTAGATCAGAAGCGCCGCCTTTTATATAACGGTGTCACGCGAGCTCGTCATTGGTGCGTGTCTCTTGTGCAAGGAAACACATCGCCCGCCAATTCTCCATTCGAATGA
- a CDS encoding phospholipase D family protein has product MSRLFSNGPLKDFVINPYGQMVQDSTRLWIAAPYVTQTQELVQAAKKGKTVYLLVGLNSTTTPEALASLHELPNCAVRYFTHRFHAKVYLFDQEALVGSSNLTDGGLQSNREATMYIDDTDELDELRALYSELWDSAHVLTTETLSKFTLVRKLMPKVPHLDPRIENAVGRAEPINSNVNSLKKTTQSIFLEQLRREVYEQYRPSFTEVTRLLEANQFRRKELEDVGTANETNRFLNWVRLTYAPGLDSWEQAPLRSEEERRTKILQLGKEWTETDQDKIP; this is encoded by the coding sequence ATGTCTCGTCTCTTTTCGAACGGCCCGCTGAAGGACTTCGTTATCAACCCGTATGGGCAAATGGTCCAAGACTCAACACGACTATGGATTGCAGCTCCGTACGTTACCCAAACCCAAGAACTTGTGCAAGCTGCGAAGAAAGGCAAGACTGTCTACCTTCTTGTCGGCCTGAATTCCACCACGACCCCGGAGGCGCTTGCTTCCCTGCACGAGCTTCCCAACTGCGCCGTCCGATACTTCACTCATAGGTTTCACGCCAAGGTCTACCTTTTCGACCAGGAGGCTCTAGTGGGATCATCCAACCTCACCGATGGAGGGCTTCAATCGAACCGAGAAGCCACCATGTATATCGACGATACCGATGAGCTGGACGAGCTCCGTGCGCTCTACAGCGAGCTTTGGGATTCTGCTCACGTTCTAACCACGGAAACGCTAAGCAAATTCACCTTGGTTCGTAAGCTAATGCCGAAGGTTCCCCACCTGGATCCCCGGATTGAAAATGCTGTTGGACGGGCTGAACCGATCAACAGCAACGTAAACAGCCTCAAGAAGACCACGCAAAGCATTTTTCTTGAACAACTGCGTCGTGAGGTCTACGAGCAATACCGTCCGTCGTTCACTGAGGTCACCCGTCTCCTCGAAGCAAATCAATTCCGTCGCAAGGAACTGGAGGATGTGGGAACCGCTAACGAAACCAACCGCTTCCTGAACTGGGTGAGGTTGACCTATGCTCCTGGACTCGACTCTTGGGAGCAAGCGCCACTCCGATCCGAGGAAGAAAGGCGCACGAAGATCCTCCAGCTCGGCAAGGAATGGACCGAAACCGATCAGGACAAGATCCCGTAG
- a CDS encoding prolipoprotein diacylglyceryl transferase: MFPKLFEVGPWTLYTYGVFLWIATASAITVSGLLNHRGLLNRQAYFHLALSAAFAGAIGSRALAILISFGHGSAISSNDLRAGGSLLGGILASFIATLWYVKSNNLQLLPVLDLFAPGLSLGLAIARLGCLAAGCCYGKPTQYRWGITFSNPLAKQLSGTPLGIPLVPTQIIDALVQTFTFFLLLHLTSNRRFSGQVIAVFLLICGIDRCLLGYLRGDLNASFFTRIPLDTSQCLAAVLSIVGLSIWIWQSQRNGLVGAEQVR; this comes from the coding sequence ATGTTCCCTAAACTGTTCGAAGTTGGACCGTGGACTCTCTATACATACGGCGTCTTTCTGTGGATTGCCACGGCTTCGGCGATCACAGTATCCGGTCTTCTGAATCATCGAGGTCTCCTAAACCGTCAAGCTTATTTTCATCTCGCGTTGTCGGCAGCCTTTGCAGGTGCAATTGGATCAAGGGCACTAGCGATCTTGATTAGTTTTGGGCACGGATCAGCGATCTCGTCAAATGATCTCCGAGCCGGTGGCTCCCTTTTGGGAGGGATTCTTGCAAGCTTCATCGCAACGCTTTGGTACGTCAAGAGCAACAATTTACAACTCCTTCCGGTTCTCGATCTGTTTGCGCCAGGTCTTTCATTAGGGCTCGCCATCGCCCGCCTCGGTTGCCTCGCCGCAGGATGTTGCTACGGCAAGCCTACCCAATATCGCTGGGGCATTACCTTCTCCAACCCCCTAGCGAAGCAGCTATCAGGAACTCCTTTAGGAATACCGTTAGTCCCAACGCAAATCATTGATGCGCTGGTTCAGACGTTCACCTTCTTCCTGCTACTGCATTTAACCTCTAACCGAAGGTTTAGCGGACAAGTCATAGCTGTGTTCCTACTCATTTGTGGGATTGATCGATGCCTTCTCGGATATCTCCGGGGCGACCTGAATGCGTCCTTTTTTACCCGCATACCCCTCGACACGAGCCAGTGCTTGGCAGCCGTATTATCCATCGTAGGTCTCAGCATCTGGATCTGGCAAAGCCAGAGAAACGGTCTGGTGGGCGCCGAGCAGGTCCGTTAA
- a CDS encoding DNA polymerase Y family protein — protein sequence MVDSAINWLFVDLNSYFASIEQELCPELRGQPIAIVPIRIEAQTGCCIAVSYQAKAYGVKTGFSVADAKLLCPHIILVEARPRLYVEYHHRIAAAIERCIPIQQVMSCDEFACQLLGRERTLLRATAIAYEIKRELRAVGITLRCSVGLAPNRLLAKIAGDMQKPDGLMIFERRYLPQALYSLELADIPGIGERMEQRILAEGITTMRQLCALTRERMHTIWGGVLGDRLWLWLRGEDFLEPPARPLQTLSRQHILPPDCRTPDKARAVALKLLHSTARKMRRNDLWAGGLSLQVGFYDHVAFSCNVRIELCDDPYTLQEHLIAVWPRVPAYTPSDLSVALTHLDLAPSPDLFGIDPFNEPNAKQRVVTALDTINARYGLNTVYLGSIHQVRKEAPTRIPFGPPPPLEEFDDTADKLRTPRGPRGIRASDLPRVQPKTSTSGGSI from the coding sequence ATGGTCGATTCTGCGATCAATTGGCTGTTTGTCGATCTCAACTCCTATTTCGCCTCGATCGAGCAGGAACTTTGCCCCGAACTGCGTGGCCAGCCCATCGCCATCGTGCCCATTCGTATTGAAGCTCAGACGGGCTGTTGTATCGCCGTCAGCTACCAGGCCAAGGCTTATGGCGTCAAAACCGGCTTCAGTGTTGCGGACGCCAAGCTACTCTGCCCACACATCATCCTGGTCGAGGCTCGCCCGCGCCTATACGTCGAATACCACCACCGCATTGCCGCCGCGATTGAGCGCTGTATACCCATCCAGCAGGTCATGTCCTGCGACGAATTCGCCTGCCAGCTCCTCGGCCGCGAGCGCACGTTGTTACGCGCCACCGCGATAGCTTACGAGATCAAGCGTGAGCTCCGCGCGGTCGGCATCACGCTGCGTTGTTCCGTTGGCCTCGCACCCAACCGCCTACTCGCCAAGATCGCCGGGGACATGCAGAAACCGGACGGCCTTATGATCTTCGAGCGGCGCTACCTGCCACAGGCGCTCTACAGCCTCGAACTGGCCGACATTCCCGGCATCGGCGAGCGCATGGAGCAACGCATTCTTGCCGAAGGCATAACCACCATGCGCCAACTCTGCGCCCTCACACGCGAGCGGATGCACACGATATGGGGAGGCGTCTTAGGAGACCGATTGTGGCTCTGGCTGCGTGGTGAGGATTTTCTTGAACCTCCAGCACGTCCACTACAAACTCTTAGCCGTCAGCACATCTTGCCTCCAGACTGCCGAACCCCGGATAAGGCCCGCGCCGTGGCGCTCAAACTACTACACTCCACGGCTCGCAAGATGCGCCGCAATGATCTGTGGGCCGGCGGCCTCTCCTTGCAGGTTGGCTTTTATGATCATGTCGCATTCTCCTGCAATGTACGCATCGAGCTATGCGACGATCCATACACGCTCCAGGAGCACCTAATTGCCGTATGGCCGCGCGTTCCCGCCTACACGCCCTCAGACCTATCTGTAGCTCTTACCCATCTTGATCTAGCTCCGTCTCCGGACCTCTTCGGCATTGATCCGTTTAACGAGCCGAATGCGAAACAGCGTGTAGTCACAGCCCTCGATACCATCAACGCCCGCTATGGCCTTAATACTGTGTATCTCGGCTCCATTCATCAGGTCCGCAAGGAAGCACCGACCCGTATTCCTTTCGGCCCACCGCCGCCGCTGGAGGAGTTCGACGACACCGCCGATAAATTGCGCACGCCGAGGGGTCCACGCGGTATCCGAGCATCAGATCTCCCCAGAGTGCAGCCGAAAACGTCAACGTCTGGTGGGTCAATTTGA